The Neomonachus schauinslandi chromosome 11, ASM220157v2, whole genome shotgun sequence genome contains a region encoding:
- the LOC110576454 gene encoding LOW QUALITY PROTEIN: MICOS complex subunit MIC10-like (The sequence of the model RefSeq protein was modified relative to this genomic sequence to represent the inferred CDS: deleted 2 bases in 2 codons): MAISLRTSVHTHIQIATRVGNIPDSELSRKWDRHTADAVVKKMWPIVFGSGMGLGMAYSKCWHDFQAPYLLHGKFVREQEQ; the protein is encoded by the exons ATGGCCATAAGTCTGCGTACatccgtgcacacacacatacaaatagcAACACGTGTGGGGAACATACCAGATTCAGAGCTCAGCAGGAAGTGGGACCGGCACACAGCAGATGCAGTCGTGAA AAAAATGTGGCCAATAGTCTTTGGTTCTGGCATGGGATTGGGAATGGCCTACTCC AAGTGTTGGCATGATTTCCAGGCTCCA TATCTTCTACATGGAAAATTTGTCAGGGAGCAGGAACAGTGA